The Stigmatella aurantiaca DW4/3-1 genome contains the following window.
TTGCCTTCGAGGAGTTGGTGCAAGGTGGGGGAGGCCATGGCGCCCACATAGACGAGTGTCTCCCGGGGGGCAACGCGCCGCGTCGCGAATCCGAGTGGTGTCATCCCGGGAATCGATGTATGTTGATTCACCGATATGGATGTCCTCTCCCAGTCCTTTCGCGTCCTTGGAGACGCGACACGGCTGCGGATCCTGCGCCTCGTGGCCCAGGCTCCGTTGAACGTGACGGAACTGGTGTCCCTGGTGGGCGTGGCCCAGTCCTCGGTGTCCCACCACCTGGGCAAGCTCAAGGGGTTGGGCCTTATCCGCGAGGAGCGGCAGGCGGGCTTCAGCTACTACTCCCTCGCCCTGGAGCAGGCCGACAGCCGCTGGCCGCTCATCCGCCTGGCGCAGGAGGCCGAGGACGACACGGGAGACTCCGCCCGGCTGAAGGATCTGCTCCGCGCCCGGGAGGACCGGCAGGCGCTCAACGAGCGGTTGCTCGAGCCTGGCCAGTCCTGGTCCTTGTGGGCGAGCGCGCTGGCCTCGCTGCTGCCGCCCCTCGATGTGGCGGACTTCGGTTGTGGCTCCGGCACCCTCTCGGTGGCCATTGCCCGCTGGGCCCGCAGGGTGTGGGCCATCGATCAGAACCCGGAGGCGCTCGCGCAGGCGAAGGAGCGGGCCACGCGCGAGGGCCGCTCCAACATCCAGTTCCTGTGCGAGAACCTGCACCGCCTGTCGTTGCCGTCCGGCGAGAGGGATCTCGTCATCATCTCCCAGAGCCTGCACCACGTGGAGTCCCCCGCCGCGGTGCTGGCCGAGGCCTGGCGGTTGCTCAAGCCCGGGGGAAAGCTGGTGGTGCTGGAGCTCATGCCGCACGATGAGCGCTGGGTGCTCGACCGGCTGGGCCACAGGCACCTGGGCTTCCCGCCCGAATTTCTCGAAACCGCGTTGCGTGAGACCGGTTTCCAATTCCTCAACCGAGAGGTTCATGCGCGAGACGGGGCCAGTTCGTTTCGCGTGTTCCTCCTGACCGGAGTCAAGCCCGCATGAGCCACCTGCCCGCCCCCCTGCCGCCACCCCCTGGTGAGAATGGCCGCCGCATCGAGGCCCTGCGCGCCGCGATGCGCGAGCGGGTTCTGGTGCTCGATGGTGCCATGGGCACGCTCATCCAGGCTCAGAACCTCAAGATGGCCGACTTCGGCGGGTCCGAGTACGAGGGCTGCAACGAGCACCTCGTCCTCACCCGGCCCGACGTCATCCAGGGCATCCACGCGGAGTACTTCGCCGCGGGCGCCGATGTGACGGAGACGGACTCCTTTGGCGGTACGCCGCTGGTGCTCGCCGAGTTCGGCTTGGAGCACAAGGCGCTGGAGATCAACATCCAGGCCTCACGGCTGGCCCGCCAGGCGGCCGCGGACGCCGAGGCCAAGGATGGCCGGATGCGCTGGGTGGCCGGCTCCATCGGGCCCACCACCAAGGCCATCTCGGTCACGGGCGGCATCACCTTCGATGAGCTGGTGAACCAGTTCGCGGCGCAGACCGAGGGGCTCGCCATCGGGGGCTCG
Protein-coding sequences here:
- a CDS encoding ArsR/SmtB family transcription factor, which codes for MDVLSQSFRVLGDATRLRILRLVAQAPLNVTELVSLVGVAQSSVSHHLGKLKGLGLIREERQAGFSYYSLALEQADSRWPLIRLAQEAEDDTGDSARLKDLLRAREDRQALNERLLEPGQSWSLWASALASLLPPLDVADFGCGSGTLSVAIARWARRVWAIDQNPEALAQAKERATREGRSNIQFLCENLHRLSLPSGERDLVIISQSLHHVESPAAVLAEAWRLLKPGGKLVVLELMPHDERWVLDRLGHRHLGFPPEFLETALRETGFQFLNREVHARDGASSFRVFLLTGVKPA